TTGCGCGGCGGTCTTGACGCCGATGCCGGGCGCGCCGGGCACATTATCGGCCGAGTCGCCGATCAGGGCCCGGGCATCAACCACCAATTCCGGCGGCACGCCGAACTTCTCGATCACGCCTTCGCGGCCGACGATCGTGCCCTTGACCGGGTCCATCAGGCTGACATCGTCATCGACCAACTGCATCAGGTCTTTATCCGATGAGATAATGGTGACCTTGAAGCCCTCCTTCTTGGCCAGGTGCGTATAGGTGCAGATCAGGTCGTCGGCCTCGAAATTCTCCATCTCGATGGCGGGTAATCCAAAAGCACGGGTGGCCTCGCGGATCAGCGGGAACTGCGGGATCAGGTCTTCCGGCGCCGGCGGGCGGTGGGCCTTGTACTGGTCGTAGATTTCGTTGCGGAAGGTCTTGGAGCCGGCATCGAAAATAACCGCCAGGTGCGAGGGCGCGTCATCGCCGCGGTGCTCCTTGATCAGCTTGAACAGCATGTTGCAGAAGCCGGCGACCGCGCCGACCGGCAGGCCATCCGACTTGCGCGTCAGGGGCGGCAGGCCGTGATAGGCGCGGAAGATATAGCCGGAGCCATCGATCAGGACGAGGCGCTTCTGTTTTTCGGTATCTGACATTTAGGATTTTCTGCGCAGGATGTGTTCGGCTGTCTTCATAGGACGATCCGTCAATCCTGCCAAATCAAAGCGACAGGTAACGGCAGGATTTACATTCTGAAACCAGTTATGTCGGTGCGACCGTTATGCCGCAGTGCAATATGAAATCCGTTGTGCTAGCGCGAGATAAACTTGCAGCCCGCCCCCAGTAAATTCGGAGTACCCCCATGTCCATGATGAAAGAGACCGACCAGAACCGCCTGCACATCCAGGCCAGCGGCATTCTCGAAGGCTTCCTGCAGCAGCATATTACTCTGCGTGAGGCCGTTTCTGATCTGGGGCTCCTTTGCCGGCTGGACCTCTGCCACCTGAATGGTCCCGGCATGAACCAACGCCTGGCAGATACACTAACCCTGGCAGAAAACGGCGAGATCGACCATGACTTCGCCGTAACGCATCTGGTGCGTCTGGCCTCGACCCATGTGCTGTGTGTTGAGACGCCTTACGCTTTTAGCTGATTACCAGCTTCCGGTATTAGGCATTGAAGCCCAGGGTTCCGCCGGTGCCAGCGAACCATTCTTTTGCAGCAGTTCCACGGAAATACCATCCGGCGAGCGAACAAAGGCCATGTGGCCGTCGCGCGGCGGACGGTTGATCACCACGCCCATATCAACAAAGCGCTGGCAGGCGGCGTAGATGTCATCGACCTCATAGGCGACATGGCCGAAATTACGGCCGCCGGTATAGACCTCGGCGTTCCCGTCCGCATCGGGCCAGTTCCAGGTCAGTTCGAGTTCGGGCGCCTTGAAGGACCGCGCATGGTCCTCATCGAGCGGCGCCGCCAGATAGATCAGGGTAAAGCGGCCCTTTTCCGATTCCATGCGGCGGGTCTCGATAAGACCTAAGCCTTCGCACCAGAATGTCAGCGCGGCATCCAGATCATGGACCCGCACCATGGTATGCAGAAAACGCACGGTTTAGTGCTCGCCTTCCGGACGCGGCGCCGGATCAACATAGTCATGCGCGTGATCCTTATGCACGAACTTGCGGTCGCAGTAACCGCATTCGGCTGTGCCGTCCTCGCCCAGTTCGTAATAGGTCAGGGGGTGGCCCAGCGCGCCGCCGCCACCGTTGCAGGCGACCTTGTGGCTGTCGACATAGATGACTTCGGGGGCGGGATAATGTCGCTCATGATGCTTAATAACCTTGCGGAAAAACCGTTGCCGATCCTTAAAACAAACCGCCTTGTTTCGTCAATTGAACTGTGAAACCTTTGATGCATGAAAGAGAGCAATAAACTGGGTTCCATCCTCGGCGGATCGATCGGCAATCTGGTCGAGTGGTACGACTGGTACGCCTATTCGGCCTTTGCTCTCTATTTCTCACCGGCCTTCTTTCCCAATGCCAGCCCGACGGCGCAACTGCTCAATACGGCGGCTATCTTCGCGGTCGGCTTCTTTATGCGCCCGATCGGCGGCTGGCTGCTCGGCTGGTATGCCGACCGCTATGGCCGCAAGTCCGGGCTGACGGTTTCGATCCTGTTGATGTGCGCCGGGTCGCTGATCATCGCCATAACGCCGGGCTACACGACCATCGGCATTGCCGCACCGGCTCTGTTGTTGCTGGCGCGACTGTTACAGGGCCTGAGTGTCGGCGGCGAATATGGCGCCAGCGCCACCTATCTGTCGGAGATGGCCGGCAAGACCCATCGCGGTTTCTGGTCAAGCTTCCAGTATGTCACCCTGATTATGGGGCAATTGATCGCTTTGGGCGTGTTGATCCTGCTGCAAAAGTGGCTGCTGACCCATGAACAGCTTGAGGCCTGGGGCTGGCGGATTCCGTTTGGCATCGGCGCCCTGCTGGCGCTCGCCGCCTTGTTTATTCGCCGCCATATCAGCGAGACGACCTCATTTGAAGAAGGCCGCAAATTCACCGGCAATCGCACGCTGACCTTGTTACGCGAGCATCCGTGGCAGGCGCTGCAAGTGGTTGGTCTGACCATGGGCGGCACGGTCGCCTTCTATACATACACCACCTACATGCAGAAATTCCTGGTCAATACCGCTGGCTGGAGCAAGACCGAGGCGACCAGTCTGTCGGCCCTGACTCTTTTCCTCTACATGCTGGCCCAGCCGCTTTTCGGCGCTCTGTCCGACCGCATCGGGCGTCGGCCGTTGCTGATCGGCTTCGGCGTGCTGGGTGTGATCTTCACCGTGCCGATCATGACAGCGCTTAGCCATGTGCAAGGATTTTGGCCGGCCTTCGGACTGGTGATGGCGGCACTGATCATCGTCAGCGGCTACACCTCGATCAATGCTGTGGTGAAGGCCGAACTGTTTCCCGCGCATGTCCGCGCGCTGGGCGTCGCCCTGCCCTATGCTCTGGCCGTGTCGGTCTTCGGCGGCTCGGCGGAATATGTGGCGCTGTGGCTGAAACAGGCGGGCGCGGAAGAGAGTTTCTTCTGGTATGTTACCGCCTGTATCGCCGTTTCCTTGCTGGTCTATATCTTCACTGCCGATACGAAGGCAAAGACGGCCTTCCATACGGATGAGGGCTAGCAAGCCACCCCACCACCACGCCTTCGGCGCGGTCCCCCTCCCCACCAAAGGTGGGGAGGCATAAGGATGGTTTCGAAGCTGCTATTACTTCCCTGCCGGAGCATCGATAATGCGGAACTCCCCGCTCAGGTGCATCAGGCTCATCAGGTACAGCATCCCGTCGAAATAGCGCTGCTCGCCCGCCGGCACCGGCGTGCTCCACAGTTCCTTCAGGAAAGCGTCGGATACCTCGCCCTGAGTTGCCGCCAGGCTGCCGACGGCGGTGGCCGCCACCATGCCGGTGGAATGGCGGTCGGACATCGGCTGACCGTCCAGCGAATAGCGATCGGGGAAGGTATGAATGCCCTGGCCGTAAAGGAAGCCCTGAATACGGTCGCTGCGGGTCTTCGCCCGCGCATCCTTGCCCCACCAGCTATAATCGACCGACCAGTTGCTGGCCGTGCGCCAGCTATCATAGGCAAACTGGCTCGGCTTGCCATCCCAGCCCATAGCGGGCTGGCCGTCGAAGGTGCTGCGGTCGGGCGCCAGGCCGGTTTTCGGATTGGCGACGGTTTCAAAGAAATTACGGCTGACATCGGCGGCCCTGGCCCAGAAGGCGCGATCCTCCACCGGTCCCCAGCGCGCCCACAATTCATAGAAAGCCGGCAGGTGATAGGAGGCGTCGGTGCCGGGGATGCTGGTTTCCGGTACGAAGCGGATCATGGTGTGAGCTTCATCGACCATCGGGCCGACCGTCACCGAACGCGGGGCGCGCATTGGCCGATAGGGCGGCCACGGCTTGCCCGCTTTCAGCGCCTCGGCCTCGGCTCGGCGGTTATTCGGGCTGGGCCAGGGCACGTCTGGCTCGATAAACGGCGCGTCACCTGGGTGGATGCGGAAGGGCGTGGTGGCGGTTTTGACCGGATGATGACGCATCCCGCTCAGGATCTTATCGGCCTCGGCCTGGTAATTATAGATGCCCTGGCCATTGCCCCAGCGATGCGCCGCGAAATAGAGCGCCATGGCATAATATTCCTCGCCATCCGGTGCGGCGCCGACCGCGCGAGCCGAGCCATCCGTGCCCATCGACCACGCGAAATAGCCATAGGACGGATTTTCCGGATCGGTGGTCAGCATATAGGTTTTCGACCAGTTCCACAGAGCGTCGAACTCGCGCTTCTTATCCAATTGTACGGCGATCATCATGCCGTAGCTCATGCCTTCGGAGCGCGCATCGTTATTGGCCCAGTCGGTGATATAGGCCAGCGGCCCGTCGGCATTGGCGCCGGTCTCGAAATAGACGCGCTGCTCCTGGCCGTCGCCATGGAATAGCTGCTGGAAGGTCTGCTCGATCTTCTGCTGCGTTTCGGCCTCGCTGTGGCCCAGCCGTTCAACGAACAGGTTATGATATTGGCCGGTCTTGTAGGCGCCGGCGCCATCGCTCACGGTGGTCGTTGCGGGCGCGGCAGCCTGAGCGGTAACCGGCAGGGTCAGGGCCAATATGATAGCGGTAACATTAGAGAGCAGAGCACGGCGCGTTTTCATCTGGGTTTGTCTTTCCTGGTCAATGGTGCGGCGCGGGGTGTCGCCCTCTTTATGGCCGCCGATGCGTTTCCTGGCCGCAACATGACACGCAATCCGCTTCAGGAAAAGAGCAGGGCACAAAATCGCGCCCTCTTCGCGGGGGGTAGCGAAGAGGGCGCTTATGCCGGCGCTTATGATTTTTGTTTATGCCGGGGTTTATTCGTAACCGTGGGCGGCCTCGTTGATGACCAGCGACGGCATCTTCGAGAAGTCCACCGCGACCGGGCGGCCCGCCTGCGACTGGAAGGTCTTGAGCGCATGATCGAGGCGGCGCATGGTTTCGCGCGCGGCTTCGCTGTTAGAATCCAGGTTCAGCGGCGCCAGGCAGTAGGCGATGATCGAGTCACGATTGCTTGTTTCCATAATTCACTCTCCTATTCTGCGGCGGCGACAAACTGCGCCGTCTCGGTTGAGGCCTTCATGGCCGTGGTGGAGGATTGTCCATTGCTGATCGTCTCCGCGACCTTGTCGAAATAGCCGGTGCCGACTTCGCGCTGATGGCGGGTGGCGGTGTAGCCGGCGGCTTCGTTGGCGAATTCACGCTGTTGCAGTTCGGAATAGGCCGCCATGCCGCGATCGCGGTAGCCGTCGGCCAGCTCGAACATGCCGTTGTTCAGGCTATGGAAGCCGGCCAGGGTGACGAACTGGAATTTGTAACCCATGGCGCCGAGTTCACGCTGGAATTTGGCGATGGTAGCGTCATCCAGTTTGGCCTTCCAGTTGAACGAGGGCGAGCAGTTATAGGCCAGCAGCTTGCCCGGATGGACCTTGTGGACGGCTTCGGCGAACCTGCGCGCATCGTCGAGATCGGGGTGCGAGGTTTCCCACCACAACAGGTCGGCATAATCGGCATAGGCCAGGCCGCGGGCGATGCAGTGATCGAGGCCGGTGCCGGGCTTCAGGCGATAGAAACCTTCGACCGTGCGGTTATCGCGCTCGATGAACGGATGGTCGCGCTCATCGACATCCGAGGTGATCAGTTGCGCCGATTCCGCATCGGTACGGGCAACCGTCAGGGTGGGCGTACCCATGACATCGGCGGCCAGGCGGGCGGCGGTCAGGGTGCGCTCATGCGCCTGGGTCGGGATCAGCACCTTGCCGCCCAGGTGGCCGCACTTCTTCTCAGACGCCAACTGGTCCTCAAAATGGACACCGGCGGCACCCGCCTCGATAAAGGCTTTCATGATCTCGAAGGCATTGAGCGGTCCGCCGAAACCGGCCTCGGCATCGGCGACGATCGGCGCGAACCAGTCACGCTTTGCCGCACCTTCACTATGTTCGATCTGGTCGGCGCGTTGCAGGGTGCGGTTGATGCGACGGCACAGTTCCGGCGCGGCATTGGCCGGGTAGAGCGACTGGTCCGGATACATGGAAGACGCGGTATTTGAATCAGCCGCGACCTGCCAGCCGGAAAGATAGATGGCCTTCAGGCCGGCGCGAACCATCTGCATGGCCTGATTGC
This sequence is a window from Asticcacaulis sp.. Protein-coding genes within it:
- a CDS encoding VOC family protein, with product MRFLHTMVRVHDLDAALTFWCEGLGLIETRRMESEKGRFTLIYLAAPLDEDHARSFKAPELELTWNWPDADGNAEVYTGGRNFGHVAYEVDDIYAACQRFVDMGVVINRPPRDGHMAFVRSPDGISVELLQKNGSLAPAEPWASMPNTGSW
- a CDS encoding MFS transporter, giving the protein MKESNKLGSILGGSIGNLVEWYDWYAYSAFALYFSPAFFPNASPTAQLLNTAAIFAVGFFMRPIGGWLLGWYADRYGRKSGLTVSILLMCAGSLIIAITPGYTTIGIAAPALLLLARLLQGLSVGGEYGASATYLSEMAGKTHRGFWSSFQYVTLIMGQLIALGVLILLQKWLLTHEQLEAWGWRIPFGIGALLALAALFIRRHISETTSFEEGRKFTGNRTLTLLREHPWQALQVVGLTMGGTVAFYTYTTYMQKFLVNTAGWSKTEATSLSALTLFLYMLAQPLFGALSDRIGRRPLLIGFGVLGVIFTVPIMTALSHVQGFWPAFGLVMAALIIVSGYTSINAVVKAELFPAHVRALGVALPYALAVSVFGGSAEYVALWLKQAGAEESFFWYVTACIAVSLLVYIFTADTKAKTAFHTDEG
- a CDS encoding glycosyl hydrolase family 8; the encoded protein is MKTRRALLSNVTAIILALTLPVTAQAAAPATTTVSDGAGAYKTGQYHNLFVERLGHSEAETQQKIEQTFQQLFHGDGQEQRVYFETGANADGPLAYITDWANNDARSEGMSYGMMIAVQLDKKREFDALWNWSKTYMLTTDPENPSYGYFAWSMGTDGSARAVGAAPDGEEYYAMALYFAAHRWGNGQGIYNYQAEADKILSGMRHHPVKTATTPFRIHPGDAPFIEPDVPWPSPNNRRAEAEALKAGKPWPPYRPMRAPRSVTVGPMVDEAHTMIRFVPETSIPGTDASYHLPAFYELWARWGPVEDRAFWARAADVSRNFFETVANPKTGLAPDRSTFDGQPAMGWDGKPSQFAYDSWRTASNWSVDYSWWGKDARAKTRSDRIQGFLYGQGIHTFPDRYSLDGQPMSDRHSTGMVAATAVGSLAATQGEVSDAFLKELWSTPVPAGEQRYFDGMLYLMSLMHLSGEFRIIDAPAGK
- the aceA gene encoding isocitrate lyase encodes the protein MTMSKTTFQDLVPAAPKGRFDGIKRNYTPEDVLSLRGSFPIQHTLAERGANRLWELLHTEPFINSLGAMTGNQAMQMVRAGLKAIYLSGWQVAADSNTASSMYPDQSLYPANAAPELCRRINRTLQRADQIEHSEGAAKRDWFAPIVADAEAGFGGPLNAFEIMKAFIEAGAAGVHFEDQLASEKKCGHLGGKVLIPTQAHERTLTAARLAADVMGTPTLTVARTDAESAQLITSDVDERDHPFIERDNRTVEGFYRLKPGTGLDHCIARGLAYADYADLLWWETSHPDLDDARRFAEAVHKVHPGKLLAYNCSPSFNWKAKLDDATIAKFQRELGAMGYKFQFVTLAGFHSLNNGMFELADGYRDRGMAAYSELQQREFANEAAGYTATRHQREVGTGYFDKVAETISNGQSSTTAMKASTETAQFVAAAE